From the Accumulibacter sp. genome, one window contains:
- a CDS encoding beta strand repeat-containing protein: MASKAPRFVIKPSLLAILLAFPAQQALAANCTWNPAAGNWATAGDWNCGLVPGAADNATIAVGKTVTVNTAQSVLNLGNAGSVNLDAFLLTLAGGGDTTNTGTINVGAGAIPNNAALQVAGGHNIDNTGGVINVSADSVINQFGSTITGGTINTTGTGKLVAFNSGGNFLSGVSLNGTLDLASGTGIERVGNGLTLNGTINIGNNSIFAPQGNQTIGGTGTINFVDAGGSNRFNVEAGNLVLGPGITVRGGNGAIGGQSFVGGAATLTNQGLISADVAGRTISIGVNGQVINQGTMRAENGGTLQLNTGGGYDNNAGTLLADNGSTVLFQGATLTGGVLNTSGSGVFKATNSGSNVLNGVTLNGTLDLASATSIERIGAGGMVLNGTISIGNGSILAPQGNQTISGSGAIVFTDGSSSNRLNVEAGNLVIDSGVTVRGQSGTIGQQSFVGGAATLTNNGTIQADVAGGTIVLTVNGLTTNNGTLAALNGGTLQLNSNVAGGVGSQILAGAGSTVLQNGVTVSGVINTAGSGSFRASNSGANFLDAVSLAGTLDLASATGIERLTNGLTLSGSTINIGSGSVLAPQGNQTISGTGTIVFADGSGSNRLNVEAGNLVIGSGVTVRGQTGSIGQQSFVGGAATLSNNGTIQADVAGGTVSLAVNGLTTNNGTLAALNGGTLNLNSAVHGNTGSQILAGTGSVVNQNGVTISGDMNLTGAGSFRANNSGNNFLSGVTLSGTLDLASATGIERVAGGLTLNGAAINIGNGSVLAPQGNQTIGGTGTISFVDANGSNRLNVEAGNLTLASGITVRGGNGIIGQQAFVGGAATLTNQGLISADVAGRTISLGVNGQVINQGTMRAQNGGTLQLNTGGGYDNNAGTLLADNGSTVVFQGATVTGGVLNTSGSGVFKATNSGNNVLNGVTLNGTLDLASATSIERISAGGMVLDGTIRIGSGSVLAPQGNQTISGGGTIVFADGNASNRLNVEAGNLVIDSGVTVRGQSGTIGQQSFVGGAATLTNNGTINADAGGTITINVNGSTTNNGTLRAQNGTLVVQDNLTGTGTLQVDPAGAMTLANGGNTQGRLVMGSAGAAINIGNGHLIINSDYTNAGAGSGNGFDRRAGVSGSGQVRAGGDVAQVISGAGVSNGNTANATLTIGNMRVGSNTFNYQIGNSGTTGPTLRGAVQTAANGGNISDARLSGSGVTAANYNAGGPGANSGDLAVVFNAAAAGALAPLAGQVVNLRSNFENIPDQKLNIVLAGGAAAYNAAIGNAGTPVTVANQRVGGSNAAAITVSNAAAAGPFSEDLNASFSGSSGQAAISGGNILGLLAGQSNDTTMGARVDTGSAGAKAGTVSLAYETTGKVGGVSNGLGTASAGSQVVAVSGNVYQLAAGSLQTGPLNFGTLQVGQQVSQNLVVRNTASGASGFVEDLNASFGASGNSQISGSGALNGILAGTNSTAANGVMTVTVTGGTAGALNSSIAVNYTSAGAVNNVSNGLGVLAVGSENFAVNGSITAAGNVINQANPQINNPTINLAARRVGDAAATANVSVSNVAGAPPQAALNASIGSGGVPVVASGGFTLLNPGQTDSSSLQVRLNTAVAGNYTGANAGSATIALISDASNVGNCAPNCQLNLAPQTVSVSGKVYTAAVGQSTTSVVDFGIVRVGDSVAGRNVDIQNAAAVSGLNDTLRASLNGASGPFAADPAASGIVAQGNGQIAVGLATATAGVFSQNASVAFLSQNPDMADISAGADAAVLLQAQVNHIANAALSKFSGLGTLSVIGNAYTLDLGNVVLGTMGISGSLQLANAISGPADFLSGTFDLSATGDADGFSFTGWGPFGTVAGDPFGLAAGQSIGGLDYVFDATTLGVLDDLIRLDALSQNGSGPDLGQQRTLRIVANVIDQQGGGGTVPEPATMMLLAIALATLLLQRRRGMVH, encoded by the coding sequence ATGGCCAGCAAAGCGCCCCGTTTCGTCATCAAGCCCAGCCTTCTGGCCATTCTGCTCGCCTTCCCGGCACAGCAGGCGCTGGCCGCCAACTGCACCTGGAATCCGGCGGCCGGCAACTGGGCGACCGCCGGTGACTGGAACTGCGGCCTCGTTCCGGGTGCTGCCGACAACGCGACGATCGCGGTCGGCAAGACTGTCACGGTCAACACGGCGCAGTCGGTCCTCAACCTCGGCAATGCGGGCAGCGTCAACCTCGACGCCTTCCTGCTGACGCTGGCCGGCGGCGGCGATACCACCAACACCGGCACGATCAACGTCGGCGCCGGTGCGATCCCGAACAACGCGGCGCTGCAGGTCGCCGGCGGGCACAACATCGACAACACCGGCGGGGTGATCAACGTCAGCGCCGACAGCGTGATCAACCAGTTCGGCAGCACGATCACCGGCGGCACGATCAACACGACCGGTACCGGCAAGCTGGTCGCCTTCAACAGTGGCGGCAACTTCCTCTCCGGCGTGAGCCTCAACGGCACGCTCGATCTCGCATCGGGTACCGGCATCGAGCGCGTCGGCAACGGCCTGACGCTGAACGGTACGATCAACATCGGCAACAACAGCATCTTCGCGCCGCAGGGCAACCAGACCATCGGCGGCACCGGCACGATCAACTTCGTCGACGCCGGTGGCAGCAACCGGTTCAACGTCGAGGCCGGCAACCTGGTGCTCGGCCCCGGCATCACGGTGCGCGGCGGCAACGGCGCCATCGGCGGCCAGAGCTTCGTCGGTGGTGCGGCGACGCTGACCAACCAGGGCTTGATCTCGGCGGATGTCGCCGGTCGCACCATCAGCATCGGCGTCAATGGACAAGTCATCAACCAGGGCACGATGCGGGCCGAGAACGGCGGCACGCTGCAACTGAACACCGGCGGCGGCTACGACAACAACGCCGGCACGCTGCTCGCCGACAACGGCAGCACCGTGCTCTTTCAGGGCGCGACGCTGACCGGCGGCGTACTGAACACCAGTGGCAGCGGCGTGTTCAAGGCGACCAACAGCGGCAGCAACGTCCTCAACGGCGTGACGCTCAATGGCACGCTCGACCTGGCCAGCGCCACGTCGATCGAGCGCATCGGCGCCGGCGGCATGGTCCTCAACGGAACGATCAGCATCGGCAACGGCAGCATTCTCGCCCCGCAGGGCAACCAGACGATCAGTGGCTCCGGTGCGATCGTCTTTACCGACGGCAGCTCGTCCAATCGCCTCAACGTCGAGGCCGGCAACCTCGTCATCGACAGCGGCGTGACCGTGCGTGGGCAGAGCGGCACCATCGGCCAGCAGTCCTTCGTCGGCGGCGCCGCCACGCTGACCAACAACGGCACCATCCAGGCCGACGTCGCAGGCGGCACGATCGTCCTGACGGTCAACGGCCTGACCACCAACAACGGCACGCTGGCGGCGCTCAATGGCGGCACGCTGCAACTCAACTCCAACGTTGCCGGTGGCGTCGGCAGCCAAATCCTCGCCGGTGCCGGCAGCACCGTCCTGCAGAACGGCGTGACGGTCAGCGGAGTGATCAACACCGCCGGCAGCGGCTCGTTCCGCGCCAGCAACAGCGGCGCCAACTTCCTCGACGCAGTGAGCCTTGCCGGTACACTCGACCTGGCTTCGGCCACCGGGATCGAGCGCCTCACCAACGGCCTGACGCTCTCCGGCAGTACGATCAACATCGGCAGTGGCAGCGTTCTCGCGCCGCAAGGGAACCAGACGATCAGTGGCACCGGGACGATCGTCTTTGCCGACGGCAGCGGCTCGAATCGCCTCAACGTCGAAGCCGGCAACCTCGTCATCGGCTCCGGCGTGACCGTGCGCGGCCAGACCGGCAGCATCGGCCAGCAGAGCTTCGTCGGCGGCGCCGCCACGCTGAGCAACAACGGCACCATCCAGGCCGACGTCGCAGGCGGCACGGTCAGCCTGGCGGTCAATGGCCTGACGACCAACAACGGCACGCTGGCAGCGCTCAATGGCGGTACGCTGAACCTCAACTCCGCCGTACACGGCAACACCGGCAGCCAGATTCTCGCCGGCACCGGCAGCGTGGTCAACCAGAACGGCGTCACGATCAGCGGCGACATGAATCTGACCGGCGCCGGCTCGTTCCGCGCCAACAACAGCGGCAACAACTTCCTCTCCGGAGTGACGCTGTCCGGCACGCTCGACCTCGCTTCAGCGACGGGTATCGAGCGCGTTGCCGGCGGCCTGACGCTCAACGGCGCCGCGATCAACATCGGCAACGGCAGCGTTCTTGCACCGCAGGGCAACCAGACGATCGGCGGCACGGGCACCATCAGTTTTGTCGATGCCAATGGCAGCAACCGACTCAATGTCGAGGCGGGCAATCTGACGCTGGCATCGGGGATTACCGTGCGTGGCGGCAATGGCATCATCGGGCAGCAAGCTTTCGTCGGCGGCGCGGCGACGCTGACCAACCAGGGCTTGATCTCGGCGGATGTCGCCGGTCGCACCATCAGCCTCGGCGTCAATGGACAGGTCATCAACCAGGGTACGATGCGAGCGCAGAACGGCGGTACGCTGCAACTGAACACCGGCGGCGGCTACGACAACAACGCCGGCACGCTGCTCGCCGACAACGGCAGCACCGTGGTCTTTCAGGGCGCGACGGTGACGGGCGGCGTACTGAACACCAGCGGCAGCGGCGTGTTCAAGGCGACCAACAGCGGCAACAACGTCCTCAACGGGGTGACGCTCAATGGCACGCTCGACCTGGCCAGCGCCACGTCGATCGAGCGCATCAGTGCCGGCGGCATGGTCCTCGACGGCACGATCCGGATTGGCAGCGGCAGCGTCCTCGCGCCGCAGGGCAACCAGACGATCAGCGGCGGCGGCACGATCGTCTTCGCCGACGGCAACGCCTCGAACCGACTGAACGTCGAAGCCGGCAACCTGGTGATCGACAGCGGCGTGACCGTGCGCGGCCAGAGCGGCACCATCGGCCAGCAGTCCTTCGTCGGCGGCGCCGCCACGCTGACCAACAACGGTACGATCAATGCCGACGCCGGCGGTACGATCACCATCAACGTCAACGGATCGACGACCAACAACGGCACGCTGCGTGCGCAGAACGGCACGTTGGTCGTGCAGGACAACCTGACTGGCACCGGCACGCTGCAGGTGGACCCGGCTGGCGCGATGACGCTGGCCAACGGCGGCAACACGCAGGGACGCTTGGTCATGGGTTCGGCCGGAGCGGCCATCAACATCGGCAACGGCCACCTGATCATCAACAGCGACTACACCAATGCCGGTGCCGGCAGCGGCAACGGCTTCGACCGGCGCGCGGGAGTGAGCGGCAGCGGGCAGGTCCGGGCCGGCGGCGACGTGGCGCAGGTGATCAGCGGCGCCGGCGTCAGCAACGGCAACACGGCGAACGCGACGCTGACGATCGGCAACATGCGCGTCGGCAGCAACACCTTCAACTACCAGATCGGCAATTCCGGCACCACCGGTCCGACGCTGCGCGGCGCCGTCCAGACCGCCGCCAACGGCGGCAACATCAGCGACGCGCGGCTCTCGGGCAGCGGCGTCACCGCCGCCAACTACAACGCCGGCGGCCCGGGAGCCAACAGCGGGGATCTGGCGGTGGTCTTCAACGCGGCCGCGGCTGGCGCGCTGGCCCCACTCGCCGGGCAGGTCGTCAATCTACGCAGCAACTTCGAAAACATTCCCGACCAGAAGCTCAACATCGTCCTCGCGGGTGGTGCTGCGGCCTACAACGCCGCCATCGGCAATGCCGGGACGCCGGTCACGGTAGCCAACCAGCGCGTTGGCGGCAGCAATGCCGCCGCCATCACGGTCAGCAACGCCGCCGCTGCCGGTCCGTTCAGCGAAGACCTGAACGCCAGTTTCTCCGGCTCGAGCGGCCAGGCGGCGATCAGTGGTGGCAACATCCTCGGTCTGCTGGCCGGACAGAGCAACGACACGACCATGGGCGCCCGCGTCGACACCGGCTCGGCCGGTGCCAAGGCGGGCACGGTGTCTCTCGCCTACGAGACCACCGGCAAGGTCGGCGGCGTCAGCAATGGCCTCGGCACTGCCAGCGCCGGCAGCCAGGTCGTCGCCGTCAGCGGCAATGTCTACCAGCTGGCTGCCGGCTCGCTGCAGACCGGGCCGCTGAACTTCGGCACGCTGCAGGTTGGCCAGCAGGTCAGCCAGAACCTCGTGGTGCGCAACACGGCCAGCGGAGCGAGCGGCTTCGTCGAGGATCTCAACGCCTCGTTCGGTGCCTCGGGCAACAGCCAGATCAGCGGCAGCGGCGCCCTCAACGGCATCCTCGCCGGCACCAACAGCACGGCCGCCAACGGCGTGATGACCGTCACAGTCACCGGCGGGACGGCCGGCGCGCTGAACAGTTCGATCGCCGTCAATTACACCAGCGCCGGTGCGGTGAACAATGTCAGCAACGGCCTGGGCGTACTCGCCGTCGGGAGTGAGAACTTCGCGGTCAATGGCTCCATCACGGCCGCGGGGAATGTCATCAACCAGGCCAACCCGCAGATCAACAACCCGACGATCAACCTCGCGGCCCGCCGGGTCGGCGATGCGGCGGCGACGGCGAACGTCAGCGTCAGCAACGTGGCGGGCGCGCCGCCGCAGGCCGCCCTGAACGCCAGCATCGGCAGCGGTGGCGTGCCGGTCGTCGCCAGCGGCGGGTTCACCCTGCTCAACCCGGGCCAGACCGACAGCAGCAGCCTGCAAGTCCGCCTGAACACCGCCGTCGCCGGCAACTACACGGGCGCCAACGCCGGCAGCGCGACGATCGCGCTGATCTCCGACGCGAGCAACGTCGGCAACTGCGCGCCGAACTGCCAGCTCAACCTGGCGCCGCAGACAGTCAGCGTCTCCGGCAAGGTATACACTGCGGCGGTCGGGCAGTCGACGACATCGGTGGTCGACTTCGGCATCGTTCGCGTCGGCGACAGCGTCGCCGGCAGGAACGTCGACATCCAGAACGCCGCCGCCGTCAGTGGCCTGAACGACACCCTGCGCGCCAGCCTGAACGGCGCCAGCGGGCCGTTCGCCGCCGACCCTGCCGCGAGTGGCATCGTCGCCCAGGGCAACGGGCAGATCGCCGTCGGGCTGGCGACGGCAACGGCGGGTGTGTTCAGCCAGAACGCCAGCGTCGCCTTCCTCAGCCAGAACCCCGACATGGCTGACATCAGCGCCGGCGCCGATGCGGCGGTGCTCCTGCAGGCACAGGTGAACCATATCGCCAATGCCGCCCTCAGCAAGTTCTCCGGCCTCGGTACGCTGAGCGTCATTGGCAACGCCTACACGCTCGATCTGGGCAACGTCGTGCTTGGCACGATGGGCATCAGTGGCTCGCTGCAGCTGGCGAACGCGATCAGCGGACCGGCCGATTTCCTGAGCGGGACATTCGACCTCAGCGCCACGGGCGACGCCGACGGCTTCAGCTTCACCGGCTGGGGCCCCTTCGGAACGGTAGCCGGGGACCCCTTCGGACTGGCAGCCGGCCAGAGCATCGGCGGCCTCGACTACGTCTTCGACGCCACGACCCTGGGTGTGCTTGACGACCTGATCCGGCTCGATGCGCTCAGCCAGAACGGATCCGGTCCCGACCTCGGACAGCAGCGGACGCTGCGCATCGTCGCCAACGTCATCGACCAGCAGGGTGGCGGCGGTACGGTTCCCGAGCCGGCGACGATGATGTTGCTCGCCATCGCGCTCGCCACCCTGCTTCTGCAGCGTCGGCGCGGCATGGTACACTGA
- a CDS encoding helix-turn-helix transcriptional regulator, which produces MPRCEPPLLAARLRLVHNSAMEMADARALNGVILSLYREGREVPLSRYRAWALEQVAAVIGFDSACWGSASTEPPALHEMHLHHCEQGIVEAYARCSGHDFFRAALLADPGTAINLGDLAARETYLRSPLYRKFGRRFKIEWALGTLLIERTTSLNEFLTLWRHDPWLPFSETERQFKELLMPHLAATHRAAWLRHFLRLPGHVKQAWAVVDRRGLLREASPSFVALLRQHWPAGGGSILPEALAASVQAGDAHVVGAWRLDVSDCGEYRFVLARSTGALAQLSVREREIARRYASGETHSAIARTLSLSPATVRNHVAHCFRKLGVGNKVELALRLEAGAPRLPTGMAE; this is translated from the coding sequence ATGCCGCGCTGCGAGCCGCCGTTACTGGCGGCACGGCTGCGGCTGGTGCACAATTCAGCCATGGAGATGGCTGATGCGCGGGCGCTCAACGGAGTGATCCTTTCCCTGTATCGGGAAGGCCGGGAGGTGCCGCTCAGCCGCTATCGCGCATGGGCGCTGGAGCAGGTGGCTGCCGTGATCGGCTTCGATTCGGCGTGCTGGGGAAGCGCGTCGACTGAACCACCGGCGCTGCACGAGATGCACCTGCACCATTGCGAGCAGGGCATCGTCGAGGCGTACGCACGTTGCAGCGGGCACGATTTCTTCCGTGCCGCGCTGCTCGCCGATCCGGGAACGGCGATCAACCTCGGCGATCTCGCGGCGCGCGAGACCTATCTGCGCAGCCCGCTCTACCGCAAGTTCGGACGCCGATTCAAGATCGAGTGGGCGCTCGGCACGCTCTTGATCGAGCGCACGACTTCGCTCAACGAGTTCCTGACGCTTTGGCGACACGATCCCTGGCTGCCTTTTTCCGAGACCGAGCGCCAGTTCAAGGAACTCTTGATGCCGCATCTGGCGGCGACGCACCGTGCAGCCTGGCTCAGGCACTTCCTGCGTCTGCCGGGCCATGTCAAGCAGGCGTGGGCGGTGGTTGACCGACGAGGCCTGTTGCGCGAAGCGTCACCGTCCTTCGTCGCCTTGCTGCGCCAGCACTGGCCAGCGGGCGGCGGCAGCATCCTGCCTGAAGCGCTGGCGGCCAGTGTGCAGGCGGGCGATGCGCATGTCGTCGGCGCGTGGCGCCTGGACGTCAGCGACTGCGGCGAGTATCGCTTCGTCCTGGCGCGTTCGACCGGCGCGTTGGCGCAGCTGTCCGTGCGCGAACGCGAGATTGCCCGGCGCTACGCCAGCGGCGAGACGCATTCGGCGATTGCCCGCACGCTGTCGCTGTCGCCGGCGACGGTACGCAACCACGTCGCACATTGCTTTCGCAAGCTTGGCGTCGGCAACAAGGTGGAGCTGGCCCTGCGCCTCGAGGCAGGCGCGCCACGGTTGCCGACGGGAATGGCGGAATGA
- a CDS encoding LemA family protein encodes MHVVRLHLMALLATLTLSGCGYNTLQTTDEQIKSSWAEVLNQYKRRADLIPNLVNTVQAYAAHEQQVLLGVTNARARVGSVQASPELGENPESFAKYMAAQREMSSALSRLLVVAENYPQLKADQNFRDLQAQLEGTENRITVARQRHIKAVQEYNVTVRSFPSNLTAMLFGYQTKPSFTVEDERTVAEPPKVDFGSAAPAAVPAK; translated from the coding sequence ATGCACGTCGTCCGCCTGCACCTGATGGCCCTGCTTGCCACGTTGACGTTGTCGGGATGCGGCTACAACACGCTCCAGACCACCGACGAGCAGATCAAGTCATCCTGGGCGGAGGTGCTCAACCAGTACAAGCGTCGTGCGGACCTGATCCCGAACCTCGTGAATACCGTGCAGGCCTATGCGGCGCATGAACAGCAGGTGCTCCTCGGCGTGACCAACGCACGTGCCAGGGTCGGGTCCGTACAGGCGAGTCCCGAACTCGGCGAGAATCCCGAGTCCTTCGCGAAGTACATGGCGGCGCAGCGAGAAATGTCGTCCGCGCTCTCCAGGCTCCTCGTCGTGGCCGAGAACTATCCGCAATTGAAGGCCGATCAGAACTTCCGCGACCTGCAGGCGCAGCTCGAGGGAACCGAGAACCGCATCACCGTGGCGCGCCAGCGCCATATCAAGGCGGTGCAGGAGTACAACGTCACCGTGCGATCCTTCCCGAGCAACCTGACGGCGATGCTGTTTGGCTACCAGACCAAACCGTCCTTTACGGTCGAGGACGAGCGCACGGTCGCCGAACCGCCGAAGGTGGATTTCGGCTCGGCGGCGCCGGCCGCTGTGCCGGCCAAGTGA
- a CDS encoding TPM domain-containing protein has protein sequence MGAISTASATRSARCALLARLFALAWLAGWAFAAIAEVPVPKLTARVTDLTGTLGNDQRQALETRLAQFEARKGAQIAVLIVPTTQPETIEQYARRVLDQWKLGRQGVDDGALLVVATQDRELRIEVQYGLEGPLPDATAKRICDEVIAPRFKQQDFYGGVSAGVERMIAVVEGEPLPAPSAALRPEAASSRHGSITEPLLAVGVALLFGVGVVLRSMFGRYAGALVTGGIGGIAAWFIAGSAIAAAEVTLIVFFFAAAIGLGSASSLRRGRRHGGSWGGESWGATGVWSAGGVWSGGGGSGGGGGALDATGGWSGGGGWSGGGGSGDVGSGDVGSGGGGGASDATGDWSGGGGSGGGGGASGSW, from the coding sequence TTGGGCGCGATCTCGACAGCGTCGGCTACACGATCCGCGCGCTGCGCGTTGCTGGCGCGACTCTTCGCGCTTGCGTGGCTCGCAGGCTGGGCCTTCGCTGCCATCGCGGAGGTGCCGGTGCCGAAGTTGACGGCCCGGGTCACCGACCTCACCGGCACGCTCGGGAACGATCAGCGTCAGGCGCTGGAGACGCGATTGGCGCAGTTCGAGGCGCGCAAGGGCGCGCAGATCGCGGTCCTCATCGTGCCGACCACCCAGCCCGAGACGATCGAACAGTATGCCCGTCGCGTGCTGGACCAGTGGAAGCTCGGCCGCCAGGGCGTTGACGACGGCGCGCTGCTCGTCGTTGCGACGCAGGACCGCGAGCTGCGCATCGAGGTGCAGTATGGCCTGGAGGGGCCGCTGCCGGATGCGACGGCGAAGCGCATCTGCGACGAGGTCATCGCGCCACGCTTCAAGCAGCAGGATTTCTACGGCGGCGTTTCGGCTGGCGTGGAGCGTATGATCGCCGTGGTCGAGGGCGAGCCGCTGCCAGCGCCGTCGGCCGCCTTGCGCCCGGAAGCGGCGTCGTCGCGGCACGGGTCGATCACCGAACCGCTGTTGGCGGTCGGCGTGGCCCTGTTGTTCGGGGTCGGTGTCGTGCTGCGATCGATGTTCGGCCGGTACGCTGGTGCCCTTGTCACGGGCGGCATCGGGGGCATCGCGGCGTGGTTCATCGCGGGATCCGCGATCGCGGCCGCGGAGGTGACGCTGATCGTGTTCTTCTTCGCCGCCGCCATTGGACTCGGCAGTGCAAGCTCGTTGCGTCGCGGTCGCCGCCATGGCGGTTCCTGGGGCGGTGAATCCTGGGGTGCGACCGGCGTCTGGTCGGCAGGCGGCGTTTGGTCCGGAGGTGGCGGTTCGGGCGGGGGCGGCGGCGCCTTGGATGCGACCGGCGGCTGGTCCGGAGGCGGCGGTTGGTCCGGAGGTGGCGGTTCGGGAGATGTCGGTTCGGGAGATGTCGGTTCGGGCGGGGGCGGCGGCGCCTCGGATGCGACCGGCGATTGGTCCGGAGGCGGCGGTTCGGGCGGGGGCGGCGGCGCCTCGGGAAGCTGGTGA
- a CDS encoding TPM domain-containing protein, which translates to MQLKRALKHLCTPDFVALKAFPAATLDRIEQAIGCSERTHRGELRFALEAGMEPVHVLRGMTPRDRALQLFAALRVWDTEENSGVLVYLQLVDRRIEIVADRGIARLVAQAQWDAVCRRMEAAFRAGDFVGGTLAAVDAITQLLAQHFPAGDANPDELPDRPAIIE; encoded by the coding sequence ATGCAGCTCAAGCGAGCGTTGAAGCACCTCTGCACCCCGGACTTCGTCGCCTTGAAGGCGTTTCCTGCGGCCACGCTCGATCGCATCGAGCAGGCGATCGGATGTTCGGAGCGGACGCATCGCGGCGAGCTGCGATTCGCGCTCGAAGCGGGCATGGAGCCGGTGCACGTGCTGCGCGGCATGACGCCGCGCGATCGTGCGCTGCAGCTCTTCGCCGCCCTCCGCGTCTGGGACACGGAGGAGAACAGCGGTGTCCTCGTCTACCTGCAGCTGGTGGACCGCCGGATCGAGATCGTGGCCGACCGCGGCATCGCGCGCCTGGTTGCGCAAGCCCAGTGGGATGCCGTCTGCCGTCGCATGGAGGCGGCGTTCCGTGCCGGCGACTTCGTGGGCGGCACCCTCGCCGCCGTCGACGCGATCACTCAGCTGCTCGCGCAGCATTTTCCGGCGGGCGATGCCAATCCCGACGAGTTGCCCGATCGCCCGGCGATCATCGAGTAG
- a CDS encoding fused MFS/spermidine synthase codes for MARQSIEVSEKAGVRYLHFSSAWVQGAMRIQHPNALELSYTREMMAGLLLRAVPWPRDALLIGLGAGSLAKFIYHHLPATRITVIEIDPQVETVARLHFRLPDDPRRLRVLIADGADYMLQDASRHDCILVDGFDGQARAGALETLPFYQACRARLSESGLLVVNLLGRERGFAASAERIGQAFDGRSLVFPSCDRGNTIVFATAGEPVDVAADELLSRAEHWQAASGLNLLPTIARLRQAGRLQRDRLLL; via the coding sequence ATGGCTCGCCAGTCGATCGAAGTCAGCGAGAAGGCGGGGGTGCGCTACCTCCACTTCTCGTCCGCCTGGGTGCAGGGGGCGATGCGCATCCAGCACCCCAACGCACTCGAGTTGTCGTACACGCGCGAGATGATGGCCGGGCTGCTGCTGCGTGCCGTCCCGTGGCCGCGCGACGCGCTGCTGATCGGTCTCGGCGCGGGATCGCTGGCGAAGTTCATCTACCATCACCTGCCGGCGACGCGCATCACCGTCATCGAGATCGATCCGCAGGTCGAAACGGTGGCCCGCCTCCACTTCCGGCTGCCGGATGACCCGCGTCGGCTGCGCGTGCTGATCGCCGATGGCGCCGACTACATGCTGCAGGACGCCAGCCGGCATGACTGCATCCTGGTCGACGGCTTCGATGGCCAGGCGCGTGCCGGTGCGCTCGAAACTTTGCCGTTCTACCAGGCGTGCCGGGCGCGGCTGAGCGAAAGCGGCCTGCTGGTGGTCAACCTGCTCGGCCGCGAGCGCGGCTTCGCCGCCAGCGCCGAGCGCATCGGGCAGGCCTTCGACGGTCGCTCGCTGGTCTTCCCGTCGTGCGACCGCGGCAACACGATCGTCTTCGCCACCGCCGGCGAGCCCGTCGACGTCGCCGCCGACGAGCTCCTCAGCCGTGCCGAGCACTGGCAGGCGGCGAGTGGCCTCAACCTGCTGCCGACGATCGCCCGTCTGCGCCAGGCCGGCCGGCTGCAACGCGATCGCCTGTTGCTCTGA